The Streptomyces sp. NBC_00691 genome has a segment encoding these proteins:
- a CDS encoding immunity 53 family protein: MAESENVLDWLQSWYGSQCDGDWEHEWGVAIDTLDNPGWTVKIDLAGTDLADREYPQRRVMRSEHDWVVVRTSEKAFHIACGPGNLTEALTLFRAWATASAGAVTGESATP, translated from the coding sequence ATGGCTGAATCCGAGAACGTCCTCGACTGGTTGCAGAGCTGGTACGGCTCACAATGCGATGGTGACTGGGAGCACGAGTGGGGTGTGGCGATCGACACCCTCGACAACCCGGGCTGGACCGTCAAGATCGATCTTGCGGGTACGGACCTGGCGGACCGGGAGTACCCCCAGCGGCGGGTCATGCGGAGTGAGCATGACTGGGTGGTGGTCCGGACGTCGGAGAAGGCGTTCCACATCGCTTGTGGCCCCGGCAATCTGACCGAGGCCCTCACGCTGTTCAGAGCTTGGGCGACGGCGAGTGCCGGTGCCGTGACCGGAGAATCCGCCACGCCGTGA
- a CDS encoding xanthine dehydrogenase small subunit, giving the protein MVAVRIIVNGKETPLAPAAPHTTVLDFLRDRGLTGTKEGCAEGECGACSVLVARPGVHKPTDWVAVNACLVPAAALDGQELITSEGLATAGRPGTAPTLHPVQEEMAVRGGSQCGYCTPGFVCSMAAEYYRPDRRAKAEPDPGGTTEHAARVDTADPARSHHRTDHEHGPNGFDLHALSGNLCRCTGYRPIRDAAFAVGTPSAEDPLGRRREQAPPAPVATEYVRDDSAFLRRDTLAETLRLLRERPEAVVVAGSTDWGVEVNIRSRRAGCVVAVDRLPELRELRAESGSMEIGAALTLTEIERRLDGGVPLLADLFPQFASRLIRNGATLGGNLGTGSPIGDSPPVLLALEASLVLADADGEREVPLADYFTGYRQSVRRPGELIRTVRIPLPLSPVTAFHKIAKRRFDDISSVAAAFAFDIEDGIVRKARIGLGGVAATPIRALATESALEGEPWTVRTVEAAAEVLRVEGTPMNDHRASADYRSAMLGQTLLKTYAQTTEAVSA; this is encoded by the coding sequence ATGGTAGCCGTGCGGATCATCGTCAACGGGAAAGAAACGCCCCTCGCCCCCGCCGCTCCCCACACCACGGTGCTGGACTTCCTGCGTGACCGGGGCCTCACCGGCACCAAGGAAGGCTGCGCCGAGGGTGAATGCGGAGCCTGTTCCGTGCTGGTGGCCCGACCCGGGGTGCACAAGCCCACCGACTGGGTGGCGGTCAACGCCTGCCTGGTCCCTGCCGCGGCGCTCGACGGCCAGGAGCTGATCACCTCGGAGGGCCTCGCGACTGCGGGCCGGCCCGGCACGGCGCCCACCCTGCACCCGGTGCAGGAGGAGATGGCGGTCCGCGGCGGCTCCCAATGCGGCTACTGCACACCGGGGTTCGTCTGCAGCATGGCCGCCGAGTACTACCGCCCCGACCGCCGGGCGAAGGCGGAGCCGGACCCGGGCGGGACGACGGAGCACGCGGCCCGCGTAGACACCGCCGACCCGGCCCGCAGCCATCACCGCACCGACCACGAGCACGGTCCGAACGGCTTCGACCTGCACGCGCTGAGCGGAAACCTCTGCCGCTGCACCGGCTACCGCCCCATCCGCGACGCCGCTTTCGCCGTCGGCACGCCCAGCGCCGAGGACCCTCTCGGCCGGCGCCGAGAGCAGGCCCCGCCCGCGCCGGTCGCCACCGAGTACGTACGGGACGACAGCGCGTTCCTGCGCAGGGACACCCTGGCCGAGACGCTGCGGCTGCTGCGCGAGCGCCCCGAAGCGGTGGTCGTCGCCGGCTCCACCGACTGGGGCGTGGAGGTCAACATCCGCTCGCGCCGGGCCGGTTGCGTGGTGGCCGTCGACCGTCTGCCCGAACTGCGCGAGCTGAGGGCCGAGTCCGGCTCCATGGAGATCGGGGCGGCGCTGACGCTCACCGAGATCGAGCGTCGCCTCGACGGCGGTGTCCCTCTCCTCGCCGACCTCTTCCCGCAGTTCGCGTCCCGGCTCATCCGCAACGGCGCGACCCTGGGAGGCAACCTGGGCACCGGCTCCCCGATCGGAGACAGCCCGCCGGTACTGCTCGCGCTGGAGGCATCACTCGTGCTGGCCGACGCCGACGGCGAGCGCGAGGTACCCCTCGCGGACTACTTCACCGGCTACCGGCAGAGCGTCCGCCGCCCCGGCGAACTGATCCGAACAGTACGGATCCCGCTCCCGCTGTCGCCGGTCACCGCCTTCCACAAGATCGCCAAGCGACGCTTCGACGACATCTCCAGCGTCGCGGCCGCCTTCGCGTTCGACATCGAGGACGGGATCGTACGCAAGGCACGCATCGGCCTGGGCGGCGTGGCCGCCACCCCGATCCGCGCCCTCGCGACCGAGTCGGCCCTGGAGGGCGAGCCGTGGACGGTACGTACCGTCGAGGCCGCGGCCGAGGTGCTGCGGGTCGAGGGGACCCCCATGAACGATCACCGTGCCAGCGCCGACTACCGCTCCGCGATGCTCGGCCAGACCCTGCTGAAGACGTACGCGCAGACCACCGAGGCGGTGTCGGCATGA
- a CDS encoding PI-PLC domain-containing protein, which produces MPTMNMSPRGVRLGAPPRTGPRPAGTTSTTRPARFSFVLLLLLSLLGAPSLASAAPPNPARSVAAAASENSAAAAQAQARWGDRRLDQVTFLGTHNAFTNYEDSRWSSVSQSDSIRHQLENGVRGLSLDTHWYERSNWLCVISFGSDCYPSDVYLCHGECKTFAGVTYALPRQSFQSSMQTVVDFLAANPQEVVTIFLEDYVSAQQLGNSLGRVSGLDRLLFRPDAWNVRRQGWPRMTDLVSSGKRLLIFSDSPDREHLGVMYDRAWTVSNFWSLGDLGNDVSCVTRWSDVPLDRQEPGFRRLFTMSHHRNVPTVINAALDNGAKLRDRVNQQCRPAAGGRDPNFVSVDFHRISDGSGQTPASIVAELNAGN; this is translated from the coding sequence ATGCCGACCATGAACATGTCACCTCGGGGTGTCCGCCTCGGCGCGCCCCCTCGGACCGGACCACGCCCGGCCGGGACCACGTCCACGACGAGACCCGCCCGGTTCTCCTTCGTCCTCCTTCTCCTGCTGAGCCTTCTCGGGGCACCGTCCCTGGCCAGTGCCGCGCCACCCAACCCCGCCCGATCGGTCGCAGCCGCCGCGTCGGAGAACAGCGCCGCCGCGGCCCAGGCCCAGGCACGCTGGGGCGACCGGCGACTCGACCAGGTCACGTTCCTCGGAACCCACAACGCGTTCACCAACTACGAGGACTCCCGGTGGAGTTCGGTGTCCCAGTCCGATTCCATACGCCACCAGCTCGAGAACGGCGTGCGTGGTCTGAGCCTGGACACCCACTGGTACGAGCGGAGCAACTGGCTCTGTGTCATCAGCTTCGGCAGCGACTGCTACCCGAGCGACGTCTACCTCTGCCACGGCGAGTGCAAGACCTTCGCCGGGGTCACGTACGCGCTGCCCCGGCAGTCCTTCCAGAGCAGCATGCAGACCGTGGTGGACTTCCTCGCGGCGAACCCCCAGGAGGTGGTGACCATCTTCCTGGAGGACTACGTCAGCGCCCAGCAGCTGGGGAACTCGCTCGGCCGGGTGTCAGGCCTCGACCGACTGCTCTTCCGGCCGGACGCGTGGAACGTCCGCCGGCAGGGGTGGCCGAGGATGACCGATCTCGTGAGCTCCGGGAAGCGTCTGCTGATCTTCAGCGACTCTCCTGACCGTGAGCACCTGGGGGTCATGTACGACAGGGCCTGGACCGTCAGCAACTTCTGGAGCCTCGGTGACCTCGGCAACGACGTCTCCTGTGTGACCCGGTGGTCCGACGTACCCCTGGACCGGCAGGAACCGGGCTTCCGGCGGCTGTTCACCATGAGCCACCACCGGAACGTCCCCACGGTCATCAACGCGGCCCTCGACAACGGGGCCAAACTGCGGGACCGCGTCAACCAGCAGTGCCGCCCGGCGGCAGGTGGCCGCGACCCGAACTTCGTGTCGGTCGACTTCCACCGGATCTCCGACGGAAGCGGCCAGACGCCGGCCTCGATCGTCGCGGAACTCAACGCCGGCAACTGA
- a CDS encoding GNAT family N-acetyltransferase — protein MTEDIRIAGGEEDAEAVRELAWRARSIGLAALDTDDAELVHSWRSDPVVAHQMGIWPRSLTAVRERIERDIDDDDRDDFLILPPGGTPVGYVGLTSQNIVNGTAEVELMLAARHRGHGHATAALDAVVDLAFGELPMYRLTAETHTDNAPALAVLTKSGFTQEGISRAACLHRGRRHDLAVFSLLRPEWDVLDRPRAWDA, from the coding sequence ATGACCGAAGACATCAGGATTGCCGGTGGCGAGGAAGACGCAGAAGCCGTAAGGGAGCTCGCCTGGCGGGCCAGGTCCATCGGCCTCGCGGCACTCGACACGGACGACGCGGAACTCGTGCACAGCTGGCGATCCGACCCGGTGGTCGCCCACCAGATGGGCATCTGGCCACGCTCGCTCACCGCCGTGCGCGAGCGCATCGAGCGCGACATCGACGACGACGACCGCGACGACTTCCTCATCCTCCCTCCTGGCGGGACCCCTGTCGGTTACGTCGGGCTGACCAGCCAGAACATCGTCAACGGCACAGCCGAGGTCGAGCTGATGCTCGCGGCTCGGCATCGCGGGCACGGCCACGCCACGGCCGCCCTCGACGCTGTGGTGGACCTCGCCTTCGGGGAACTCCCGATGTACCGGCTCACGGCGGAGACCCACACCGACAACGCCCCCGCGCTCGCCGTCCTCACCAAGTCCGGCTTCACCCAAGAAGGGATCAGCCGGGCCGCCTGCCTCCACCGAGGTCGCCGGCACGACCTCGCCGTGTTCTCGCTGCTCCGCCCCGAGTGGGACGTTCTCGACCGCCCTCGTGCCTGGGACGCCTGA
- a CDS encoding alpha/beta hydrolase, producing MTQTTPHTTRRSSSQATPHPTLLTRRSRPARHRRVRRSLAAATAVVVTALAAAPAFAASEARPTRVPVPVQQTIGRGTLVGVTPVGDLSRTEVAAFLEDAGIDASTVRHGIRSYRLTYRTLTPQGTPTTATGLLVLPKGGERRLDLVADTHGTMVHRDYAPSVAEDFGLYAPYLHASAGRAVAAPDYLGLGKGPGLHPYMDTASSVSASLDMLRASRTAAASLGRPLTGDVYGTGFSQGGQVAMGLGRELARGADRRFRLRALAPVAGPYDLQGAEIPALLDGRVNDISGVFYMAYFLTAQNRLHPVYTDPAEAFRQPYAGYVEQLFDTRHTEEDIVPRLPGSVKELLTDEFYDRLSHPTGGLLAALKAQDGTCDWKPDVPVRLHTAAGDTDVAIANSTSCAADLARNGVRAPVIDHGMADHNGSFKLAGPEIVRWFDRLARG from the coding sequence ATGACCCAGACGACACCCCACACGACGCGCCGCTCTTCGAGTCAGGCCACGCCCCACCCCACGCTGCTCACCCGTCGGAGTCGGCCCGCGCGGCACCGGAGGGTGCGCCGGTCCCTCGCCGCCGCGACCGCCGTCGTCGTCACCGCCCTGGCCGCCGCTCCGGCGTTCGCCGCGTCCGAGGCCCGTCCCACGCGAGTCCCGGTCCCGGTCCAGCAGACCATCGGACGCGGGACCCTCGTCGGTGTCACCCCTGTCGGCGACCTGAGTCGGACCGAGGTGGCCGCGTTCCTCGAGGACGCCGGCATCGACGCGTCGACCGTGCGCCACGGCATACGGAGCTACCGGCTCACCTACCGAACGCTGACGCCACAGGGCACGCCGACGACCGCCACCGGCCTGCTGGTGCTCCCCAAGGGCGGCGAGCGGCGGCTCGACCTGGTGGCGGACACGCACGGCACGATGGTCCACCGCGACTACGCGCCGTCCGTCGCCGAGGACTTCGGCCTCTACGCGCCCTACCTGCACGCCTCTGCGGGCAGGGCCGTCGCCGCTCCGGACTACCTCGGGCTCGGCAAGGGCCCCGGCCTCCACCCGTACATGGACACCGCCTCCTCCGTCTCGGCCTCACTCGACATGCTGCGGGCCTCCAGGACCGCTGCCGCCTCGCTCGGCAGGCCGCTCACCGGGGACGTGTACGGCACCGGGTTCTCGCAGGGCGGCCAGGTGGCCATGGGACTCGGCCGCGAACTGGCACGCGGGGCGGACCGGCGCTTCCGGTTGCGGGCCCTCGCGCCGGTCGCCGGACCGTACGATCTGCAGGGCGCCGAGATTCCCGCCCTGCTCGACGGCCGGGTCAACGACATCAGCGGCGTCTTCTACATGGCGTACTTCCTCACCGCGCAGAACCGGCTCCATCCCGTCTACACCGACCCGGCCGAGGCCTTCCGGCAGCCGTACGCGGGATACGTGGAGCAGCTCTTCGACACCCGGCACACCGAGGAGGACATCGTCCCGAGACTCCCCGGGTCGGTGAAGGAGCTGCTCACCGACGAGTTCTACGACCGGCTGAGCCACCCGACGGGCGGCCTGCTGGCCGCACTCAAGGCACAGGACGGCACCTGCGACTGGAAGCCCGATGTTCCGGTACGGCTCCACACCGCGGCCGGCGACACGGACGTGGCGATCGCCAACTCCACCAGCTGCGCGGCCGACCTGGCCCGCAACGGCGTGCGGGCCCCCGTGATCGACCACGGAATGGCCGACCACAACGGCTCCTTCAAGCTCGCGGGCCCGGAGATCGTGCGATGGTTCGACAGACTGGCGCGCGGCTAG
- a CDS encoding FAD-binding oxidoreductase → MSGTTTQPIPSSPLRSWWGWGWESAHPDDAECVAMGALLPGTLARPLPVPRIADLGIGAPAVPPPASLAPLISTDPGDRAAHAMGKAYRDIARALRGRPGRIPDLVAFPTEEREVGDLLDWAGEHRVAVVPFGGGSSVVGGVEYRGDRHRGVLSLDLTRMDRVLEVDSEGRAARIQAGTLGPSLENQLRPHGLTLRHFPQSFEFSTLGGWLATRAGGHYATGRTHIDDFVQSLRVVTPAGTAESWRLPASGAGPSPDRMFLGSEGALGIITEAWVRLQARPVHKASASLAFDDLGAAIEAVRALAQSDLAPANCRLLDSGEAALAGAARDGSAVLVLGFESADAPVDTRLAQAVDLARSHGGRREPSEAGTDGAPADGAVNAWRSAFLRMPYLRDGLARMGAVAETFETAATWDRIPALIEDVRRTVDEAALKISGHPATVNCRLTHVYPDGAAPYFTVLAAGRPGDEVAFWDELKAVVGDVLHRHRATITHHHAVGRDHRPGYDRQRPEPFALALRAAKGALDPHGILNPGVLVD, encoded by the coding sequence ATGTCCGGCACGACGACGCAGCCGATCCCGTCCTCCCCCCTCCGGTCCTGGTGGGGCTGGGGGTGGGAGAGCGCTCACCCCGACGATGCCGAGTGCGTGGCGATGGGAGCCCTGCTGCCCGGAACCCTGGCCCGTCCGCTTCCCGTACCCCGTATCGCCGATCTGGGCATCGGGGCACCCGCCGTCCCGCCTCCCGCAAGCCTGGCGCCGCTGATCAGCACCGATCCGGGCGACCGCGCGGCCCACGCGATGGGCAAGGCGTACCGGGACATCGCGCGCGCCCTGCGCGGCCGTCCGGGCCGGATCCCCGACCTGGTCGCGTTCCCGACGGAGGAGAGGGAAGTGGGCGACCTCCTGGACTGGGCCGGCGAACACCGCGTCGCCGTCGTGCCCTTCGGCGGCGGATCCTCGGTGGTGGGCGGGGTCGAGTACCGGGGCGACCGCCATCGCGGGGTGCTCTCCCTCGACCTGACCAGGATGGACCGGGTGCTGGAGGTCGACTCCGAGGGGAGGGCAGCCCGCATCCAGGCAGGGACGCTCGGACCGAGCCTGGAGAACCAGCTGCGTCCCCACGGCCTGACGCTCCGGCACTTCCCGCAGAGCTTCGAGTTCTCCACCCTCGGCGGCTGGCTCGCGACCCGGGCCGGCGGCCACTACGCCACCGGCCGCACGCACATCGACGACTTCGTCCAGTCGCTGCGGGTGGTCACCCCCGCCGGCACCGCGGAGTCGTGGCGGCTGCCCGCCTCGGGCGCGGGCCCCTCGCCGGACCGGATGTTTCTCGGCTCGGAGGGCGCGCTCGGCATCATCACCGAGGCGTGGGTACGGCTCCAGGCCCGCCCGGTCCACAAGGCGTCCGCCTCCCTCGCCTTCGACGACCTCGGCGCCGCGATCGAGGCGGTCCGCGCCCTCGCGCAGTCCGACCTCGCCCCCGCCAACTGCCGACTGCTCGACTCAGGCGAGGCGGCACTGGCGGGTGCCGCGCGGGACGGCTCGGCCGTCCTCGTCCTGGGCTTCGAGTCCGCCGACGCCCCGGTCGACACCCGGCTCGCACAGGCCGTCGACCTGGCCCGCTCCCACGGGGGCCGACGCGAACCCTCCGAGGCCGGCACGGACGGTGCTCCCGCCGACGGGGCGGTGAACGCGTGGCGGTCGGCGTTCCTGCGGATGCCCTACCTCCGGGACGGCCTGGCGCGGATGGGAGCCGTCGCGGAGACCTTCGAGACGGCGGCCACCTGGGACCGTATCCCCGCCCTCATCGAGGACGTCCGCAGGACGGTCGACGAGGCGGCGCTCAAGATCTCGGGACACCCGGCCACCGTCAACTGCCGCCTCACGCATGTCTATCCCGATGGTGCGGCGCCCTACTTCACCGTGCTCGCCGCAGGCCGTCCGGGGGACGAGGTCGCCTTCTGGGACGAGCTGAAGGCGGTCGTGGGCGACGTGCTCCACCGCCACCGCGCCACCATCACCCACCACCACGCCGTCGGCCGCGACCACCGGCCGGGCTACGACCGCCAGCGCCCGGAGCCCTTCGCCCTCGCCCTGCGTGCGGCCAAGGGAGCCCTCGACCCGCACGGCATCCTCAACCCGGGGGTGCTGGTGGACTGA
- a CDS encoding glutaredoxin domain-containing protein codes for MMRLWVLPILLALCGSAIAIGLFRNERPGEAVALLVLFLLLAVMNSPLVFPRSIGAVEAQRRSEEDGRPIVFWRPGCVFCLRLRIRLGHNARRMYWVDIWRDPEGAAAVRAANDGNETVPTVVVAGRPHTNPDPTWVREQLRRSV; via the coding sequence ATGATGCGTCTGTGGGTTTTGCCGATACTGCTCGCACTCTGCGGCTCGGCCATCGCGATCGGTCTGTTCCGTAACGAGAGGCCCGGCGAGGCAGTGGCACTGCTCGTGCTGTTCCTGTTGCTCGCTGTGATGAACTCCCCTCTGGTCTTTCCGAGGTCGATCGGCGCTGTGGAGGCACAGCGTCGCAGCGAGGAGGACGGCCGGCCGATCGTCTTCTGGAGGCCGGGCTGTGTGTTCTGCCTGCGCCTGCGCATCCGGCTGGGGCACAACGCCCGGCGGATGTACTGGGTGGACATCTGGCGTGATCCGGAAGGTGCGGCGGCCGTGCGGGCGGCCAACGACGGCAACGAGACGGTGCCGACCGTCGTCGTGGCGGGACGGCCGCACACCAACCCCGACCCCACCTGGGTACGGGAGCAACTGCGCCGTTCCGTGTGA
- a CDS encoding TetR/AcrR family transcriptional regulator, which yields MATPRSKAGTKGVPRHVRRQQMLEAATEEFGTHGYAAASLAAVADRVGVTKTLLHQYFGTKEDLYVACVTPVGDGLLDTIRTAMGEEGGTTPHTPLRVLGGIFVALEGHREAWFVLYDRSLPSGGAAARTAASYWAAIDALAADGTTELLRVAGSTDPMDADALRHVWTDLVGTLVRWWVKHPEETPEAMTRRCARLFTVAAALTADPARPS from the coding sequence ATGGCAACCCCTCGTTCGAAGGCCGGCACCAAGGGCGTCCCCCGGCACGTCCGTCGGCAGCAGATGCTGGAAGCCGCCACGGAGGAGTTCGGAACCCACGGCTACGCCGCCGCCTCCCTGGCCGCCGTGGCAGACCGCGTCGGGGTCACCAAGACGCTGCTGCACCAGTACTTCGGCACGAAGGAAGACCTGTACGTCGCCTGCGTGACGCCCGTCGGGGACGGCCTGCTCGACACGATCCGCACGGCCATGGGCGAGGAGGGGGGCACGACCCCCCACACTCCCCTGCGGGTGCTCGGCGGCATCTTCGTCGCACTGGAGGGGCATCGGGAGGCGTGGTTCGTCCTCTACGACCGTTCCCTGCCGTCCGGCGGCGCGGCCGCCCGGACGGCCGCGAGCTACTGGGCGGCCATCGACGCGCTCGCGGCCGACGGCACCACCGAGCTGCTGCGCGTCGCGGGTTCCACCGACCCCATGGACGCCGACGCGCTCCGCCACGTGTGGACGGACCTGGTCGGCACCCTCGTCCGTTGGTGGGTCAAGCATCCGGAGGAGACCCCGGAGGCCATGACCCGGCGCTGCGCCCGCCTCTTCACCGTCGCCGCCGCACTCACGGCCGACCCTGCACGCCCGAGCTGA
- a CDS encoding MFS transporter: MEQLTGEDPAYIGPYRLIARLGAGGMGLVYLGRSDVGRTVAVKVVQAEHAQHPEFRRRFAREVAAARRVGGDWTADVLDADTEAVVPWVATQYIPGPDLSTVVAQDFGPLPERSVRLLANRLALALRAVHEAGLIHRDLKPSNVLVTVDGPRVIDFGIARAMDSLAGDSLHTRTGMLIGSPGFMSPEQVRGLELTPASDVFCLGALLVYAATGRLLFGATETGLNAHLFRIAEEEADLTGVPDTLVELVRACLDKDPVKRPTPQEVAERTEPDQAGEWLPGAVLAQLGRRAAHLLDYAPVLPAGRPAVVPDPRGRPAQPLPPRPAYTPTASAHSGSGPGFGAPQTPGGAPQAPGTPPGAWGAPTAAARPTDPSVPLPRRRRGLVMVALAQFAVLFDAASFTAAMWMGGYIDLGFGPRMKVTSTVYLELLPSLYVLAFVVTLLFGGLLADRVGRKRTLMTGLVGFVVAAVVVVTAPSYDVVIVARVVQGVFAALVSLSAPLLVSASFTDREERRKAFGIHVMVAGSGPALGLLAGWLLLDSLAWRVCVLVVVPLALVAVVGTATQVRDRTVRLGAPFDVPGVLLGFGAIAAVGGAVPYFTNQEVVLPLASGILMAAFVWWQTRTAGVLAPLPGGEARAPAGYVIATALVGIGVGFLVATTGHGYY, from the coding sequence GTGGAACAGCTGACGGGGGAGGACCCCGCATACATCGGGCCGTACCGACTGATCGCCCGCCTCGGTGCGGGTGGCATGGGCCTGGTCTACCTGGGCCGCTCCGACGTCGGTCGTACGGTCGCCGTCAAGGTCGTCCAGGCCGAACACGCCCAACACCCCGAGTTCCGACGCCGGTTCGCCCGCGAGGTCGCTGCGGCCAGACGGGTCGGGGGTGACTGGACCGCGGATGTCCTGGACGCCGACACCGAGGCCGTCGTGCCGTGGGTGGCGACCCAGTACATCCCCGGGCCCGACCTGAGCACCGTCGTGGCTCAGGACTTCGGGCCCCTGCCGGAGCGGTCGGTCCGACTCCTCGCCAACCGCCTCGCGCTCGCCCTGCGAGCCGTGCACGAGGCGGGACTGATCCACCGTGACCTCAAGCCGTCCAATGTCCTGGTCACCGTGGACGGCCCACGCGTCATCGACTTCGGCATCGCGCGGGCCATGGACAGCCTGGCCGGAGACAGCCTGCACACCCGCACCGGCATGCTGATCGGTTCACCCGGTTTCATGTCGCCTGAGCAGGTGCGCGGCCTCGAACTCACCCCGGCCTCGGACGTGTTCTGCCTGGGTGCGCTCCTCGTCTACGCAGCCACGGGGCGGCTGCTGTTCGGCGCTACGGAGACAGGCCTGAACGCCCACCTCTTCCGGATCGCCGAGGAAGAGGCGGACCTGACGGGCGTACCGGATACGCTCGTCGAGCTCGTACGCGCCTGTCTCGACAAGGACCCGGTCAAGCGGCCCACTCCTCAGGAGGTCGCCGAACGCACGGAGCCGGATCAGGCCGGCGAGTGGCTGCCGGGCGCCGTGCTGGCTCAACTCGGGCGTCGTGCGGCCCATCTGCTGGACTACGCCCCCGTTCTGCCCGCCGGCCGGCCCGCCGTCGTGCCGGACCCGCGAGGCCGGCCCGCCCAGCCGCTGCCCCCGCGGCCCGCCTACACCCCGACGGCCTCCGCGCACTCCGGTTCCGGGCCCGGCTTCGGTGCGCCGCAGACACCGGGAGGTGCGCCGCAGGCACCGGGCACACCTCCCGGGGCTTGGGGCGCACCCACAGCCGCGGCCCGGCCCACGGATCCGAGCGTGCCTCTTCCTCGGCGCCGGCGGGGACTGGTGATGGTCGCCCTGGCACAGTTCGCCGTTCTGTTCGACGCTGCGTCCTTCACCGCGGCGATGTGGATGGGTGGTTACATCGACCTCGGGTTCGGCCCGAGAATGAAGGTGACTTCCACGGTCTACCTGGAGTTGCTGCCCAGCCTCTATGTGCTCGCCTTCGTCGTGACGTTGTTGTTCGGCGGCCTCCTCGCGGACCGCGTGGGCCGCAAGAGGACCCTGATGACCGGCCTGGTGGGATTCGTGGTGGCCGCCGTGGTCGTCGTGACGGCACCTTCCTACGACGTGGTCATCGTGGCCCGCGTGGTTCAAGGCGTCTTCGCCGCACTGGTCTCCTTGTCCGCGCCCCTCCTCGTATCCGCGTCCTTCACGGACCGGGAAGAGCGACGCAAGGCTTTCGGGATCCATGTGATGGTCGCGGGCAGCGGCCCGGCGCTCGGCCTGCTCGCGGGCTGGTTGCTCCTCGACAGCCTGGCCTGGAGGGTGTGCGTGCTCGTCGTGGTCCCCCTCGCGCTGGTCGCCGTGGTCGGTACGGCGACCCAGGTGCGCGACAGGACGGTCCGCCTCGGTGCGCCGTTCGACGTGCCCGGCGTGCTGCTCGGCTTCGGCGCGATCGCGGCCGTCGGCGGGGCTGTTCCGTACTTCACGAACCAGGAGGTCGTCCTGCCTCTGGCCTCCGGCATCCTGATGGCGGCTTTCGTGTGGTGGCAGACCAGGACGGCCGGCGTGCTCGCCCCTCTGCCCGGGGGCGAAGCCCGGGCCCCTGCCGGGTACGTCATCGCGACGGCCCTGGTCGGCATCGGCGTCGGCTTCCTGGTCGCGACGACGGGACACGGGTACTACTGA
- a CDS encoding PRC-barrel domain-containing protein yields the protein MIQSADIREWRMQDVVDPDGHKIGTLEAIYVDTSTDEPAMATVEVGLPTRRRLVFVPLDGAVVGPAYVRVAYGKALVKDCPAMGTDDVLPAEEEPAVFHHYGLAYRPGINGERQLARR from the coding sequence ATGATTCAGTCAGCCGACATCCGTGAGTGGCGCATGCAGGACGTGGTCGACCCTGACGGCCACAAGATCGGCACCCTGGAGGCGATCTACGTGGACACGAGCACGGACGAGCCCGCCATGGCGACCGTGGAGGTCGGGCTGCCGACCCGCCGTCGCCTGGTCTTCGTCCCGCTCGACGGCGCCGTCGTGGGGCCTGCCTACGTTCGGGTCGCCTACGGGAAGGCGCTCGTCAAGGACTGCCCGGCCATGGGTACGGACGACGTCCTTCCCGCGGAGGAGGAGCCCGCGGTGTTCCATCACTACGGTCTGGCCTACCGGCCCGGCATCAACGGCGAGCGGCAGCTCGCACGCCGCTGA
- a CDS encoding DUF4291 domain-containing protein has translation MTPQYEIRADYDARTIVVYQAYSPAIADAALRAGRFVAPFSFHRMTWIKPSFMWLMHRSNWARKPGQERVLAVRITREGWEEALSQAVLTTSDPAAVAQAAVHVQWDPERSPRGAALNHYSIQVGVGRHLIRAFTDDWIVSLTDLTPQVRKASALIRAGQAAKAHRLCPAERTYPTPRALEEGVSPGR, from the coding sequence ATGACGCCGCAGTATGAGATTCGTGCCGACTACGACGCTCGCACGATCGTGGTCTATCAGGCGTACTCGCCTGCCATCGCTGACGCGGCACTGCGGGCGGGTCGCTTCGTCGCGCCGTTCTCGTTCCACCGAATGACGTGGATCAAGCCGTCGTTCATGTGGCTGATGCACCGCAGCAACTGGGCCCGCAAGCCCGGCCAGGAACGTGTTCTCGCCGTGCGCATCACCCGGGAGGGGTGGGAGGAGGCGCTGTCCCAGGCCGTGTTGACGACCTCCGACCCGGCGGCGGTGGCCCAGGCGGCCGTGCATGTCCAGTGGGACCCGGAGCGCTCGCCGCGCGGAGCGGCACTGAATCACTACAGCATCCAGGTCGGCGTCGGCCGCCACTTGATCCGCGCGTTCACCGACGACTGGATCGTCAGCCTCACCGACCTCACCCCTCAGGTCCGCAAAGCCTCGGCACTGATACGAGCAGGGCAGGCCGCCAAGGCTCATCGGCTGTGTCCCGCCGAGCGGACCTACCCGACGCCGCGGGCACTGGAAGAAGGCGTTTCGCCAGGCAGGTGA